Proteins co-encoded in one Malus sylvestris chromosome 7, drMalSylv7.2, whole genome shotgun sequence genomic window:
- the LOC126627849 gene encoding putative invertase inhibitor, with translation MRTPTFSFTTLPLYLLFFFFSFNAITAKNLIPETCKKFAQYDPNLSYNFCVTSLQAAPKSQRADLHKLGIISIKLIRNNATDTRHYIKHLLKNKKLDPYVRAYLGDCLELYSDAIPTIKKALMNYKAKKYNDANIEVSSVIDASITCEDGFKQGRLVSPLTKRNNYTFQLSIIALSFINLHNSLN, from the coding sequence ATGAGAACTCCCACATTCTCCTTCACAACTCTCCCTCTCtacctcctcttcttcttcttctccttcaatGCCATTACTGCCAAAAACCTCATCCCTGAAACTTGCAAAAAATTTGCTCAATACGATCCAAACCTAAGCTACAATTTCTGCGTAACCTCTCTGCAAGCAGCGCCGAAAAGCCAGCGCGCCGATCTTCACAAACTCGGCATAATCTCAATCAAGTTAATCCGCAACAACGCTACGGACACAAGGCATTACATCAAACACCTGCTGAAAAACAAAAAGCTCGACCCCTACGTAAGGGCGTATTTGGGCGACTGCTTGGAGCTTTACTCAGATGCCATACCAACCATCAAGAAAGCCCTTATGAATTACAAGGCCAAGAAATACAACGACGCCAACATTGAAGTGAGTTCTGTCATTGATGCCTCCATAACTTGTGAAGATGGATTCAAGCAAGGACGGTTGGTTTCGCCGTTAACGAAGCGAAACAACTATACGTTTCAGTTGTCGATTATAGCACTGTCTTTTATCAATCTGCATAATTCACtaaattaa